In the Zingiber officinale cultivar Zhangliang chromosome 5A, Zo_v1.1, whole genome shotgun sequence genome, TAGCTCTCGTCTTACTTTGCATGATGGATCTTCATCTTTTGATATGACTAAGTTCCGACAAGTGGTTAGAGGCTTACAACATCTCCGTATGACTCATCCTGATATTTCCTTTGCGATCAACAAGCTTTCACAGTTTATACATGCTCCTTCAGAGACGTATTGGGGTGTTGTGAAACGTCTACTTCGGTATCTCAATGGTACTAGGGATCTCGGCATTCGTCTTCTTGTGAATACACCTTTTACTATTCATGGTTTCTCTGATACAGACTGGGCAGGAGATCCAGATGATCGGTGTTCTACAggtgcatttattatttttctaggtgCTAATCCAGTTTCCTGGAAATCTACCAAACAGCGCACGGTTGCACACTCTTCAACTGAGGCTGAATATCGTGTCATTGCCTCTGCAGCAActgagatccaatggattaagtcacttttgacagaTCTGCTTCTTCCGGTTACCACGCCTACTGTGCTTTTTACTAATAATTTGGGTGTCACGTATCTTTCAGCTAATCCTGTTTTTTACTCTCGAATAAAGCATCTGGctattgactatcactttgttCGTGATCTGGTGCAGGCCTCGAACTGTGAGTTACTCATATTCCTGCTGAGGATTAGTTGGCTGATGCACTTACAAAGTCGCTTTCTCGACCTTGGTTGTTTGCTATTTGCAGCAAGATTGGTGTCATTTCTGGGACATCATCTTGAGAGGGtgtattagaaaataattattataagtaaatagttatttatttcctagttattagggaataattattattagaaaatagttatttgtttcctaattattagagaataattattattaggaaatacttattgttttcataatttatgtatttttctattttcacttgtaatgtATTCTATCATAATAATATgtgtgaattctatcgtcaatacGGGATAGTCGCTCGGCTGAGTACTCCTCTGTTCGAGACGAAAACTTGTGACTTAGAGACTCGTCTTGAATATATCTCGACGTGAATATCGATAGAGACAAACTTCGTTAAGTCTAGCCTTACTAATTGATTCCACTAAAAGCTAGCCTCGCGAGGCTAACAAACACTCTTTATAAGATTCGATTACAAACTTGTAGATTTAATTTCTAAATGAGCATTTTGATCTATGATTATATCTAGTACGtatatgtattttgtatgtatgtgatgcacgtattataataatttaaattattatctcACTTCTACAGTTTGTTTAtagaaacaaaattttaaaatactcaATCGTAAACCTAACAACTCACCCGGCCTTTTAGCTGGGGGCCTCGACGCTAATGACACGGAGGAGCTGTCAGGAGAATGGaaaaatgagagagagagaggaaggtaATCTAGATGGTTCTAGAATATCGGCTTCCGCCATTGCCCGTGGAAGACATGCCTTTGTCTCTAGCTTATTAGGCATGCGTCAATTTAGGTCAATCAATCAAGGACTCATGCTAATCAGGAATACCACTCTTCCAACTGATAAAATTTTAATGTATtgattcaaattaatttaatcaaacgTTAATAGGAATTAATGGTATAGAAATCGACCAACAAGGTAGAGTGGAGGTGTAATTTGTCTTGCGTTGATCTGCACCCATGGAGAAAAAACTATGAATGAAATTGAATCTGGAACGATTTAGtctcatgaaaatttttcatagGTCGTTATGATAAATTAGGAAACGTTTAAGGTTGACAGTTCAGAAGTTAAGTATTATATGACTATATatctcatttggagaaaaaaaatttataaatgcaCCACATAACTGAGTATCGAACCGTTAATATCTAGATGATAAAATCAAGTATCACTTTCATTGCACTGGGACGACCTGtatacatgaaaaaaaaaatgattaattaggTTGGGTAAAGTCGAGCTTGAGGTGATCGGTCCGGCTCCACGAAAATTTCTCATCAatcaccaggataaatcgggaagcgcgtgTGATGACCTACATACATGAGAACCAACGTTAGAGGACGATAGAAAGATTAATCCCTTAAATTACAAACTTATTTATGTATAAGTATAAGCAAGCGAAACTCGTGGACTGAAAATTAACAACATTAAAATGCCTATCTATAATGTCATTGATTATAAtctttaattctaaaaataatgaaGTGTAAAAATGTAAAAACCGCGACCACGtcaatgcaaaaagaaaaaaggaaaaagaaaaaagactCATGATTTAAGAAAAACAAAATAGAAGTGTTCTTTTAAACGAAAAGAATGAGCGTTTTACAAAATGGCACTTGAAGTTTCCCAGCATCTAGCTTTTATCAAAAGTCATATTTTCGTTTTAAAATATCTCCGTATTTGTTCAAACATctctatatttttaaaaatgattttgatatcCATTCAATGTCAAAAGTATAAAATAAGGGTgtgaattgatttttaaaagcatGACAAATTCAATTATtatcttattttatcattttgAGAAGAAGGGCAAACGTTATTTGACTCAAAACACAGTTGATGACGTTTCTAATAGTTTTTCTCTCTAAAAATCTATATTCGACAACAacaaaaaattaatcaatttttgCTTATTTAATTACctaatgaatttaattttaaaatgtttataaatatttatataattcgTCGTTTCCTCTGGAAGCATTTCAAGTTAATGGAATCATTCAACTTGAATATCGTGTGTCGAACGGCAGCGTAGTTCGAACGGCGCCTTGCTCAACGTGtcaagcaaaaaataaaaaatatttttggccaaaagaTTTAACACAATTACTGGATCATATAATAATTAACACGTAAAGACTTTCATTCATTGTAGCATTATATCGTCCTTAAAAGAATTaacacaaaatttaaaattattatcggGCTTCAATCTGCGTGCCTCGATCTCATAAAGCGTTAAGTTTATTTCcacaatttttttgataaaaaaaaaaggtaCTCCCCTGCTGCTCCGTTCATGCACTACCGACCGGAACAGGCGTGTAGAAGCGTTGCATGGCTTCGGCGATCTTCTGCATATGCGCCGGCGAGGTGAAGTCGTCGTGCAGGAAGAACTGTGTGATCCTCGCGTGCTCAAACATCAACCTCCGGCAGCTACGCGGCACCAAGCTCGGCTTTAGACTCTCGTGCACCAGCTCGTCGAACGCCGCCTCCATCTTCGCTTCTACGTGGCACAACGCTTCCTCCGCCGTGCAGTTGCTCTCTTTCATGCTCAAGGCCACAGCGTTGTTCCCATCTGGCACCCGCGAGTTCTGCATGCGCCAAATTAAAACGATTAGTGATCAGTTTAATTCGATAACTCGAGAAAGCATGCAATTACTCTATCGAATCCGATTAATTCAATGCCATACGTTGTGCATTTGGACATCGATGTACAGTCTCAAGAACTCGGAGAGTTGATCCTGGAGTCTGGATTTCTCGTTCAAGCAAAGCAGATCCAAATCCTTGAGACGCTCCCCCATCAGAAACACGGAAGGCAGTAATCGGACGGCCACGCCCAATTCGCTCTTGCCAAGGTCGATGTACTCCTTCAATGAGTTCTCAACGCTTTGTCCTCCTAATTTAGTCTCCCTAAGTTTCATGTACACCTCCATCTGTTTCTTCCTCTGTTGTCATTATTTCACCAAGGAATTTCAGTTAATTATTTAACTCTAATTAAGAATGattaaaatgaaaaactaaaagtttCTTGCAATTAATAGTAACTTACGAGTTCATGGAAGTAGGGGAACACATCCTTCCCTTGGACTTTACTGGCTTCCCCTGCTAATTCATTCAGAGTCTCATACAAAACATTGAATGTTGTTTTCAATTGAGCTGGAAGTGAAAGAGCCAGCGAGGGATTCCACCTGTAAATTAAACAAATCACAAGATAATTAATATTCAGTGATTTCATTccgcatcaaattaattaaacagTATTCAGAAAGGGCAGCATCCAGCATGATTCCCACTACTTACTCTTCAACTGCTTGGCACAGCAACTTCAAGTCCTCAGTGGATTCATGTTTGTAAAACAGATCTACGAGAACATTTTCAATGGAATTGAACTTGGTGTAGGCTATTCTGCTCGTAGCAAACTCTGGCTCAGAGAGTGTAGAAGCAATAGCGAAGTGAAGCTGCTCGGGGGACAGAGAGGCAGCTTCTAGTCCATAGCTATTCCACCAACTGTTAAATTAACCATATATACTTGTTAGGGTTCTTACTGCTTCAAAGCCCAAAAATgaaagaataaaattaattaagcagTTAGCGCAACATACTCTGCAATGGAATTCGTCTCCTTCTTGTATATTGCTTGCAGCCTGTTGAACTCCAACTTGGCAAGTTGTAGGTACTTCGGATTTGTCACATTGTATATCCTAAATATCGAGACGTACACAAGTTGCTTAATTTGCTAAATTTTGAAGGGGAGTGATTGATTAACAAAGCGGAATTAAAAATTGATTGTTACTCACAGGTAGATGGTCTTGGCGAGCCAAACATCGCTGTCTCCATAATGCTCAAGGTATTCCCTGGCATCAAGTCTGGGGAAGCTCCTCCTCCACGGGTACTCCAAGCCACGAGCAACCTCTTTGCCCAGTGCCTTCTTGCAGGACCACTTGTCGTCGACGTTGTTGTTCTTCACGCAATCCTTCAAGTATGTCTCCACAAAGGACTCGGCTTCCTTCAGAATTTTCTCGCCGGGgaaggcaacctgagagaagcGGTACAAGTTGAACATGTCTGATACTCCACGATGCGTTTGGCCTGGGAAGCATATGAAATTGCCATCGTCGTCTCTGAAGAACTCGATCAGATCTGCAAGCAAGTGACTCTTAGTTACGTTGGAATAAGAAATTAATAATTAACTTATGCACCGTATATGTTGCATACCTGAGGAGACAGGGTAGCCATATAACCTCATCAGACGGAGGGCCATGCACGTATCGTCAACATCAGGAACGGTGTTGTCTCTGCCCCAAGAAACGCCTTGTTTCCCAGCATATCTATTCAACAACGATCGATAATTAAATTCTTTAGTGTAATGAGTTTAAAGTATAACCAGTCTTTGTTTGAATCTAAAAAATACTGGTCGTACTTGTAAACGTAATCAAGCGTCTCTATGATCTCTTTCTTGAAGAGATGGTCGATCCCAAGTCTCGCGATCGTATCGACGGCCCAGATGCGTTCGAAAAGGTCGATTGGGTATTGGCAGGGCACTGTTTAATTCGCCATGttaatgaaattaatttaagatgaaaacaaaaccaattaaaattttgatagcGATAACTTACAATTGTCTCCAAATCTGTCAAGTACAGATTGCAAGAACTCAAGGCATTTCTTGTCGCCAGTCTTCATGTAGACTGCGGCCGTGGAAGAAGCAGAGCTGAGGAAGCTCCCATCTGCAGATTGAAGCTTGAGAATTTTGTCCCATTGCACGACTTCCTGCAAGGCTTCCAACGTGTATAGCAGCGTCGTGTGCACTGAATGCATCACTTGCACTGGGATTCTGCCACAGATCAGTTGTAGTTTGCGTTGAATTCGATTTTCCTTGCCGATTCAATcagtaattaattaatctatactCATTAATTAATCAGTCACCTGCTCATTTTCTTTTCCCTAAATTGGACAATTTTTTGAATGGACGGACGATCATATGGAAGATCGATGCCCAGAGTCTTGGCTTCGTTCAACATGGAAGGAAATGCAACCTCGAATCCGCTAGTTATCAGACTCTCGCTCGCGGTCTCTATTTCATCCACATGATTCCTCAAGTAATCTAGACCTGCAAGATCAATTAAGTTGTAGATCGATGATTCATTTCACATGCCAAAATCATTCATATATATATTGATTAATTAAAGATATTGTGTGGTACCTTTCTCGATCTGATCTTCTGCAACGTTCCAGGTTTTGAGTGCAAGGACGCATGACAGAGTGCAAATCAATCGATCGAAGACGAGGTAGTAAGTGGGCTCTCCCCAAGAGCCATCTTCCAACTGATTCTTGAGAATCCAATCAACAGTCTGCGGGAAGTGAGGCCTGCTCGGTTCCTCCGTGGACGGAATCCTAGCCACCCACGCAGTGTCATAAGCCGAAGCGTTCGTCTCGCCGTCGTTCATCGACCGGAAGATCTCTTTGATTTCCTTAACCAGCGTCTCCCACCTCTCGTTCTTCTCCTCAACCTTCGCCTAAAAAATTTATGAGCTAGCAGTAAGCAGAAAGTACATGCATGCATGCACGTACGCAAGGCAGGATCTTGATTGATTTTCAGCCGAGGTCTATTACCGGGAGGGTTGGCAACTGGACTTCTTTTGTGAGCTCGACTTGTGGAGATTGCGTTGCTTTGAGAGCGATTCCGGCACACCTCTTGCTCCGTGACTGGATGGAAACCGTCTGTTTTCCGTGGCTGAAGCCTGCGCTGCCATTGTTCATCCTCGCCTGCAGGGCCAAGTTCCGGCGGCCATTGGCCAGGCCCCTCGACAAGGCGAGGGTGTTGGGAGCGGCAGGAAGCTGGCACAGGCTCTCCATGATCTCTGATATTCCTCTCCCTCACTCTCTCCGCTTGTGGCTTCTGAAGGTTTATGATTCGTCTTTGGCAAGCTAAGTGTAGCAGTTGTCTGTATACGAAAGAGAGGAGGGGGAAGGAATTGGAGTTGGATTAATTAGTGGAGAAGTGATCTATAAGTAAGAGAGGTGGCGGATTACTTGCGACACCGCGTTCTTGCAAAATAATATGGAAGAAATTAAACAACCGTCGAGTCCCGGCGTTGAGGAGGATTCCAAGCGGCAACGTCAGTCAACGATGCTAGGCGGGCGGGTTCTTACATTGACTAAGTAGTAGTTAATTAACTATTATAATTTGCTAtttctcttttgttttttctctcttttttttcatttaatttataaaaaatatatcacACTTCCAGCGCGCCTTTCAATTGATTAATTATATATCTCGCATCGAATGCCAACTACGCTTCACGGTAAGAATTTTTCTTGGATGATAATTTAATACTATTATCAAATAATTTAGTGAGTTAAGTtagtaataaattttaaaagactattatcatgattttttttaaagtaaagtGCCATAAATTTAGctatgttttcttaaaaattaacatacattataaataaaaaattattaagttaaaaatagtataaaaaatatatttttttaaaaaagtttaaatttgaattggaCAGACTATATATCATACTTAAATTTGGTTGGAGAATAAATTTTCTTCAAATGTGAAGAGGCGGAATCATGAAGATTCATACAAAATGGTTAGATAATCTCGAACGAAGATTATTAAGGAAAATCTTCACAAAGAATAACTAGGAAACTCTTCAAAAAGCAAAGAAGCActcattataatttttatttttcatccttCAAAAGTTACACCCGTATTTATAAAATAAGTTATAATGATTAAATTATAAAAGTACATAATTAAGGAAAAATTATCAATCACGCCTACAGAACAAGGAAACCAAATAGGAATTGAATTTCAATTTTCTTAAGTTGATTTATTGCAATCCTATTAAAAGTAGTAAAATATAAATTTGAGGTGTGAttgtaaaaaatttctaaaaatccattgATTTGGATATTTTACCTTATTTAGCCTCGAGTGATCCATATGTGCTAAAAAGGCATCTTGTACCAAATCTCAACATGATGATCAAATATTATTGATTAGCTTTTTTGaggtttatttaattaaaactcaattttttattatatataaatcatacaaaatatatttattcagtTTTGATAATCTAATATCATAATTTATAAATATTGTATTGCTATATGATTCAGGAGTCTAAGCTTGACATTGATGATATCATTTGTTCATTTCTTCTATctaggtagcaaaattgattatACTTATatgtaatatttttatttatatataaatatgatataaatctaTCGTATTATGGATTGTATAAAATGTATAAAATATATTTGTTAAGATGTATGAAAATGTGTTTGTATGTATGGATTATGAAATGTGATCATATGGATGTATGAATGAATgtgaaatatgattttgtgtaTTGTGAACCCTTTTATATTGTTTGTCGCCCAtcaatccaatgtgtctaattcgaattggactcaatccaatgagtggatttaattgagtctaactcgaaTTAGATTCTATccaacccaatgagtctaactcggaTTGGACTCATTAACCTAATAAGCCTAATCATCTAATAATTGGCtcttagagctaatactaacaatctcctgtAGGAGGATCttgtggccggcttgaaggggggttggatagatggcgcccccaattactcgcttcctacgtgttcgttagtgcgcaagtggaaatacaaatactaattacgaatacgaaagctaaagacaaagaaaagaacaagcaaaccaatgcacgtcaatgtaacgtggttcggagatgatgctcctactccacggcttgtccgtaatgtggacgatccctcaatccgtcggtggattagtccccggtaaactccggctagcttaacctccttgtgggtggagaaacctcaccacaactccaaccaagaacacttggacacaagagaaccttgagcactttggtgactactaattaggctttaaccaagtctaatttcatcatgTTGGCCGGTCATCCCaaactccttcttatagagcttggaagaaatcagcaagctgatttgcccgttaccaatcgactggtccttgcaccagtcgactggtgccagcccaacgactctctcaatggctctctaccagtcgactgatcccatgaccagtcgactgatcccaggaccagtcgactgatcccagccgtttcgggcacagaagctctctgtgctcaccaccagtcgactggtcccagtaccagttgactggtataaccctaaacctagggtttcccatcccgagtacatttctctcgcactcggaccctcacgactcacttgactcttctttgcagccttgacctctttccttcaggcctacttcctttggctctcgtccctcggatgcattcaagcccgcggcttgtccccagtgccatccttcgcgtatgccttgaagtcgcctctctcggcctttgtccttgctgccttgtccacagtccctcggatgctccatctttcaccggactcgaagccgtcaacatgagtcacatgtgtatcatgcagtcctgcacaactcaagtacacatatcaaataacgagggcaatcctaacttaaaccctttgcccaaacaccaaaacacatagtcccacggaccattgggattgctccaacaatctccccctttttggtgtttggcaatacgtttaagttaggaaaaacaaatagcaaataacaatgctaataacaaatggacttacgttgccaaggctatacacttggacttacaccgccgaatggacttacgttgccaaggctacacacttagacttacaccgccgaatgtgtaggatcgaaaagaatttagatatctccacaattgcatgatattgttcactttgggcctaagccctcatggttttgctcttgggctctccccaaaaggcctcatgccaatggagatatctttttcttataaacccatgatcttttccatgtgttttcaatatgggactatgtttgcaaccttgcaaccccaacaatccccccctcaaacaaaggaccatgggctttccacgtccgatccttgacccaccaggtcttcctgcccctcggtctacccaacctactaagacttcctgcccctcggtctacccgacctactaggacttcctggcCCTCGGTcgacccgacctactaggacttccttgcctaaccgcaactaggacttcctgcctggtgtctggttctcttgatccgaacataggagcccccactttctttgttcgaggtcaatattgtactcacatggttcaatcagaccatagctcttgtgcacagtcggcggttaaaccttctggcagtccgggctctgataccaattgtaggatcgaaaagaatttagatatctccataattgcatgatattgcccactttgggcctaagccctcatggttttgctcttgggctctccccaaaaggcctcatgccaatggagatatctttctcttataaactcatgatcttttccatgtgttttcaatatgggactatgtttacaaccttgcaaccccaacagaatggacttacgttgccaaggctacacacttggcaaccgccgaatcaaaatgcaacatgcattggaacctatcacaaggctccccctacacctaagctccccaatgagctaggattttcccacagggatttttaagaacctatcacaaggctccccctacgcaaagacacttaaggttttcccaactaaaccttacttctcccccatttgcctaacatccaaaaagttctccaacaatatcctaattgttgaaaacttatcatccaaactgaccctaaactcatgtatttatcccccatggatctcatacgtctaaacgagttgacatggtcaataTCAGccctgaaaaacactttcaggctggtatcagtcgactgccccaagtgccagtcgactgcccccttcgacacaaccttacagaagcattctgtggtcgaaatctactgttaccagtcgactggtatctgtaccagtcgactggtaccctatttctggaaaaatcaaccttttcaggccaacttcagaaatgcatcagAAAtttcctagacctccaaaaatccccaaattttgtggagaggtctattgtacccttatctacttggaaaaaatacattacaaaatgtatctatcaccaatcctaagattgacacaaaatccaaaactaactaaatgcttcaattaaaccttgacctaaagtcctagttttgacttcctcttgatgtatttgcccataccaacccacaatgcatccctagcattggtttatatggcatctatacatctaaaaccaaatatcatgcaatatgaccctaaatgtcatatttcttgcatgaaacataacccaattgtgccaaaaccctaaggttgagactcaaatccgtctccaaacCTTTTGTCACATTCCATAAcccctagactcccaagtagtacccacttgagatccattggccatgtgTCCCAATTTGActttttgagctccccctagagctcttagccttagccatcttcttagatgctttctccattatggctaaaccacagtggtgcaccttggacacatcatccttgttatagtcatatgcaaccctagcataagaatttcccttagccttggatgatcctcccttgccatgatcatttgccaccctagcatatgatctctcttTGGCCTTTGAGGTGCTAGATcgatatcccaaacccgatctatcattattgggtctttgactacccaacaccatatttaatcccttagatccaatagtgaatctcttaaggaatttctccaaattatcaagctttgacttcaaagcttgattttccctttctaggttcctaaccctagagtcaacatgtccaccttggacattcctagacctaccctttctaggcatgtgtctccccttcttaggattaatgccttggttctctattaccttcttctccttaggtaatgagaaattaacttgcctaggtctatcatgcataggtctcctagggttttgatcgacatttaccctattcctatcaagatatttaaaaccaaaattttccattgctacataatgataatcattattttttctagcatgcatgggaacataaggatttgaatttgaattacaattcaaattagggtatacctcccttacccttgaagctctcccttgacttaagctcctcttcttcttttcccacttcttcaaatgtgccaatttcttgagctctcccttccttgggcatttggtgtggtagtgacccatttctccacatgtgaagcatctaatgtgcttcttctctttcttcttcctacaactcaaattaaattcaaatgaattgaattgagtttaggagttacctctttcttacccaatggacacttactcttgtagtgtcctttttcactgcaaccgaagcaaattatgttgttttttgacttcacttcggtggaggtgcttgctatgttgacttccaagacttcttcttcttcacttgtcttggaatcttcttcaattcttgaggatgtagatgatgcctcatcttccttctcctcctcggatgttgagcgtgactcaacttccgtttgctccacctcctcttcttgagctactaagcccatctccttgggctccacatccgattggtccttcttctccttttggacCACTtcgtcactttcttcggatttttcttcttcttcttgtgtaggcaaaaattcctcccatggaaatttcttcactttgctccataattcatgggcattctcatatttacctacacaaCTCACAACATCATTAGGAAACATaccaattaaaattaatattacctttgaatttgcctttaaTCGTGTAGTTtactcctccgtccaatgtcgtgatcggagcttctttcctttcttgtccttcgggacttcaaacggctctttgaccaccatcatggtgtcccaatccgtgttgaagaagaccttcatcttcatcatccaatatgtgatgtcccataagcctcctccttcaaactttggcggttcaatcaagccggtcatcttttgtatttgctcttctcggcgattagtctggtgaagtgcgaccttcgctctaataccacttgtaggaggatcttgcggccagcttgaaggggggttggatagacggcgcccccaattactcacttcctacgtattcattagtgcgcaagcggaaatacaaatactaattacgaatacgaaagctaaagacaaagaaaagaataagcaaaccaatgcacgtcaatgtaacatggttcggagatgatgctcctactccacagcttgtccgtaaggtggatgatccctcaatccatcggtggattagtccccggcaaactctagctagctcaacctccttgtgggtggagaaatctcaccacaactccaaccaagaacacttggatacaagagaaccttgagcactttggtgactactaattaggttttaaccaagtctaatttcgtcatgttggtcggccatcccaagctccttcttatagagcttgaaaGAAATTAGCAAGCTGAtttgcccatta is a window encoding:
- the LOC121981918 gene encoding bifunctional levopimaradiene synthase, chloroplastic-like isoform X1, translated to MESLCQLPAAPNTLALSRGLANGRRNLALQARMNNGSAGFSHGKQTVSIQSRSKRCAGIALKATQSPQVELTKEVQLPTLPAKVEEKNERWETLVKEIKEIFRSMNDGETNASAYDTAWVARIPSTEEPSRPHFPQTVDWILKNQLEDGSWGEPTYYLVFDRLICTLSCVLALKTWNVAEDQIEKGLDYLRNHVDEIETASESLITSGFEVAFPSMLNEAKTLGIDLPYDRPSIQKIVQFREKKMSRIPVQVMHSVHTTLLYTLEALQEVVQWDKILKLQSADGSFLSSASSTAAVYMKTGDKKCLEFLQSVLDRFGDNLPCQYPIDLFERIWAVDTIARLGIDHLFKKEIIETLDYVYKYAGKQGVSWGRDNTVPDVDDTCMALRLMRLYGYPVSSDLIEFFRDDDGNFICFPGQTHRGVSDMFNLYRFSQVAFPGEKILKEAESFVETYLKDCVKNNNVDDKWSCKKALGKEVARGLEYPWRRSFPRLDAREYLEHYGDSDVWLAKTIYLIYNVTNPKYLQLAKLEFNRLQAIYKKETNSIADWWNSYGLEAASLSPEQLHFAIASTLSEPEFATSRIAYTKFNSIENVLVDLFYKHESTEDLKLLCQAVEEWNPSLALSLPAQLKTTFNVLYETLNELAGEASKVQGKDVFPYFHELRKKQMEVYMKLRETKLGGQSVENSLKEYIDLGKSELGVAVRLLPSVFLMGERLKDLDLLCLNEKSRLQDQLSEFLRLYIDVQMHNNSRVPDGNNAVALSMKESNCTAEEALCHVEAKMEAAFDELVHESLKPSLVPRSCRRLMFEHARITQFFLHDDFTSPAHMQKIAEAMQRFYTPVPVGSA
- the LOC121981918 gene encoding bifunctional levopimaradiene synthase, chloroplastic-like isoform X2 is translated as MESLCQLPAAPNTLALSRGLANGRRNLALQARMNNGSAGFSHGKQTVSIQSRSKRCAGIALKATQSPQVELTKEVQLPTLPVEEKNERWETLVKEIKEIFRSMNDGETNASAYDTAWVARIPSTEEPSRPHFPQTVDWILKNQLEDGSWGEPTYYLVFDRLICTLSCVLALKTWNVAEDQIEKGLDYLRNHVDEIETASESLITSGFEVAFPSMLNEAKTLGIDLPYDRPSIQKIVQFREKKMSRIPVQVMHSVHTTLLYTLEALQEVVQWDKILKLQSADGSFLSSASSTAAVYMKTGDKKCLEFLQSVLDRFGDNLPCQYPIDLFERIWAVDTIARLGIDHLFKKEIIETLDYVYKYAGKQGVSWGRDNTVPDVDDTCMALRLMRLYGYPVSSDLIEFFRDDDGNFICFPGQTHRGVSDMFNLYRFSQVAFPGEKILKEAESFVETYLKDCVKNNNVDDKWSCKKALGKEVARGLEYPWRRSFPRLDAREYLEHYGDSDVWLAKTIYLIYNVTNPKYLQLAKLEFNRLQAIYKKETNSIADWWNSYGLEAASLSPEQLHFAIASTLSEPEFATSRIAYTKFNSIENVLVDLFYKHESTEDLKLLCQAVEEWNPSLALSLPAQLKTTFNVLYETLNELAGEASKVQGKDVFPYFHELRKKQMEVYMKLRETKLGGQSVENSLKEYIDLGKSELGVAVRLLPSVFLMGERLKDLDLLCLNEKSRLQDQLSEFLRLYIDVQMHNNSRVPDGNNAVALSMKESNCTAEEALCHVEAKMEAAFDELVHESLKPSLVPRSCRRLMFEHARITQFFLHDDFTSPAHMQKIAEAMQRFYTPVPVGSA